Genomic DNA from Deltaproteobacteria bacterium:
GGAGATAAGCTGTCGATCCATATCATAAGGAGGAAAATCTGGTGCCTAAAAAACTTTACTGGAAAGGTTTTAAACAGACCGTATCAAATAGTAATATCCATGCATTTATGAAAGAGAATAAGATTAAAGATTTTGATACCCTTGTTAAACGTTCTCAAAAGGATATTGAGTGGTTCTGGGATGCCGTTAATAAATTTCTCGGTATAGAATGGTATACACCATACGGAAAAGTGCTTGATACAAAGAACGGGATAGAATGGCCAAGATGGTTTGTTAACGGTAAAATAAATATTGTTCACAATTGTGTCGACAGGCATATAAACACATATAGACGTCACAAGGCTGCTCTTGTATGGGAAGGCGAGGATGGGGCTGTTAGAAAACTCACATACCTTGATCTTTATCAAACGATTAATAAGGCTGCGGACGGCTTAAAAAAACTTGGAATTAACAAGGGTGATGCTGTAGGTGTGTTTATGCCAATGGTTCCAGAGACAGCAATAGTCCTTCTATCCATAGCAAAAATAGGGGCTATTTTTATTCCTATTTTTTCCGGATATGGTCCCGAGGCAATAGCATCAAGGCTTAATGACGCATCTGCAAAGGTGCTTTTTACAGCGGATGGCTTTTATAGAAAGGGTAGTATCGTTGAGATGAAAAAAACAGCAGATGCAGCTTTACGGGTGTGCGATTGTGTAAAACATACTGTTGTTTTTAAAAGGCTTAATATTGATGTTCCATGGACAGAATCAAGGGATATAAGCTGGGATGATTTTATAAAAGATAAGAGCGCTGTTGTGCCGTCCGAAAGGCTTGCATCGGAAACGCCGTGGATGGTCATATACACGTCAGGCACAACGGGTAAGCCAAAAGGTGCTGTCCATGTTCACGGCGGCTTTCTTGTAAAACAGGCAGAAGAGCTTGCCTTTCAGGTAGATCTGCAGGATCAAGATATCCTGTTCTGGTTTACAGACATGGGCTGGATCATGGGACCATGGGAGGTTGTCGGCGGACTTGCATTAGGCGGGACGATCTTTTTCTACGAAGGCGCACCGGATTATCCTAAACCTGACAGATTATGGGATATGATAGAAAGACACAGGATTACAGGACTTGGCATATCACCGACTGCCATAAGGGCTCTTATGCGAAACGGGGACGAATGGGTATCATCACATGATCTTTCAAGTCTTCGTATATTTGGTTCGACAGGAGAAACTTGGAATCCTGATCCATGGATGTGGCTGTATAAAAACGTTGGCCGGGGCAGATGTCCCATTATAAACCTGTCGGGCGGTACGGAAATCGGCGCATGCTTCCTTTCCGTACATCCTGTTAAACCTTTAAAACCCTGTTCGCTCGGAGGGCCTTCACTCGGTATGGATGTAGATGTATTTGATGAAAATGCAAAACCGATCCGCAATAAAGTTGGTGAACTTGTTTGTAAAAAACCCTGGCCCAGTATGACAAGAGGGATATGGCATAATTCAGAGCGTTACATAGATACATACTGGAGCAGATGGGCTCATGTGTGGGTGCATGGCGACTGGGCATCCATTGACAAAGACGGATATTGGTTCTTGCATGGCAGATCTGATGATACGATAAAGATAGCAGGGAAAAGACTTGGTCCGGCAGAAGTAGAATCGGTACTTGTTTCGAATAAAGCTGTTTCAGAATCAGCAGCAATAGGTGTACCCGATGAGTTAAAGGGTGAAGTACTCGTATGCTTTGTAATACTCAAGCAGCATTATGAACCCTCGGAAGAATTGAGAAAAGAGCTGATTCATCTTGTCGCAAATGCACTTGGCAAATCAATGCAGCCTAAAACAGTTAAGTTTGTTACAGAGCTTCCGAAAACCAGAAATGCAAAGATACTTAGAAGGTTTGTAAAGGCAAAATATCTTGGTGAGGAGATCAAAGATATCTCATCTCTTGATAATGTATCGGCACTCGTAGCTATAGAGCATGCTATTTGACCGGTAAATTGCAGTATTAAGTTTTTTATCTGTAAATGTGTCATTCGTCTTGCACAGGTAAAATCGAAGAGTGCAGAAGATATTGACTTAATTTAAATAAATGGCTAAAACCTTATAAAAGGAGGTATAATATGAAGTATAAAAGTATTCCTGGAATGTTTTTCTCGCAAGCCGACAAGTATGGGGATAAGCCTGTTCAACAATACAAAAGGGCAGGGCAATGGGTGAATATTACATGGAATCAAATGAAAGGTGAGGTAGAACATATTGCCCTCGGTCTTTTAGAACTCGGTTTAAACAAGGGTGAAAATGTCTGCATACTTGCTGAGAACAGGCCTGAATGGGCACATGCCGATCTTGGTATCGTAGCCGCCGGCGGTGTAAATGCAGCTATATATGCAACAAATACACCTCAGCAGGTTGAGTACATTATTAATGATTCAGAGGCACGATTTATATTTGCATCAAACAAATTACAGCTTGATAAGATTATGAAGATAAGATCTAACATCCCAAAATTAAAAAAAGTGATCGTATTTGACTCTCCCGATACAAACCCTGATCAGAATTTTATAATCAGTCTTGAATCATTAAAAAGCCTTGGCGCATCTGCAAAAGATAAAGCAGCTATTGAAAAACGTTATAATACTATACAGCCGGATGATCTGCTTACAATTGTATACACATCCGGTACAACAGGCGAGCCGAAAGGAGCCATGCTTACGCATAAAAATTTACTTACAAATTGTGAAGACGTTGAAGCATATGTGCCGATAAAGGATACGTACCTCGCTTTATCGTTCCTGCCTTTAAGTCATTCATTTGAGAGAATGGCGGGCTACTACACAATGCTGTTCTACGGCGCAACCATAGCATATGCAGAAAGTATAGATAAGGTAATAAGCAATATCGCAGAGGTAAAACCCAATGTTATGGTATCCGTGCCAAGGGTTTATGAAAAGATGTACGCAAAGATCATTGAAGGAGTAGAGACTGGTTCTTCTTCAAAAAAGAAGATATTTTACTGGGCACTTGATACCGGCAAACAAACAATGCCTTATAAACTTGGCGGTAAACCGATTCCATTTGGCTTAAATCTGAAATATGCAATTGCAAAAAAGCTTGTATTCAGAAAGATTAAGGAGATCCTTGGCGGGAGATTGCTGTTTTTTGTATCAGGCGGGGCTCCGCTATCTAAAGAGCTCGGCGAGTTTTTCTATGCCGCAGACATAATGATTATAGAAGGCTATGGATTGTCGGAAACATCCCCTGTCCTTACGGTAAACCCTTTTGGCAAAATGAAGTATGGAACAGCAGGCAAGCCTATTCCAAACTGTGAAATAAGAATTGCTCCGGACGGCGAAATACTGGCAAAGGGGCCCATGATCATGAAAGGCTATTTTAAAAAACCCGAAGCAACACAGGAAGTCATAGATAAAGACGGCTGGTTTCACACAGGTGATATCGGCTTTCTTGATAATGAGGGTTATCTGCATATAACGGATCGAAAAAAAGACCTTATTGTTACAGCGGGCGGAAAGAATATTGCTCCGCAGCCTATCGAGAACCTTTTAAAAATGAACAGGTATATCGAGCAGGTAGCTATGATAGGCGATAAAAAACCATACTGCGTTGCTCTCGTTACTCCGAAATTTGATGCAGTAGAGGCTTATGCAAAACAGAACAATATCCTTTACAAGGATAGAAAAGAGCTTGTTAGCAACACTCAGGTTGTTGCACTTATCCAAAACGCAATTGACAATGTTAATGCATCACTTGCCAAGTATGAAACCATAAAAAAGTTTAAAGTGCTTCCAACCGAATTTTCTCAGGAAACGGGTGAATTAACACCAACCCTTAAAATAAAAAGAAGGGTTGTTATGGAAAAATATAAGGATACAATAGAGGAACTGTACGTTTAATATAATAGATGAGCCGTTTATAAGGTCAAAGGGAGGAATCATTTATAAGGTTTGTCTCCCTTTACCTTTTATGCAAATGAAACATGTCAACGTGTACGTCATTGGTCATGAAGACCCGATCCTTATAGACACAGGCGCAGATTCGGATGAATCTTATAATGTCTTGTTAGCCTTTTTACGTGAACACGATATAAAGTATATCGATAATATTTATCTAACACACGGGCATATCGATCATTATGGGGCCGCTAAAAGATTAATCGACGATGGTATTGCTAAAAATGTGTACGCACATAAAAATGAGCTAAGCAATATAAGCAGATCTTATGATATGCCTTCATACGCAGAATACCTAAAACAATACGGAATACCCGAAGAGTTGTTCAAGGGATTAAAAGACACATCATCATATTTCGACACCTTTGCACAAATTCCGCTGCACATATCCATAATAGAAACCGGTACAAAGATAAGCTATGATGGCGGCACACTGGAGGTTATACATACACCCGGGCATACAAAAGGATGCGTATGCTTTTATGATAAAGATAAACGTATTATGTTTTCGGGTGACACTCTATTATCAAGACTATCACCCAATCCCCTGCTCGATGTTGATGATACAGGCGGAAGACGAAAAAGCCTTGTAGAATACATTGGAACATTAAATAAGCTTTACAACATGGATATTGAAAAAGTTTATCCGGGCCATTTTGAAATCATCAATGATCACAAAGCTATTATACAAAATTTAATGAACTTTCATTTCAAACGTATGATGCGAATACACAAGCTTATAAAGGATAAACCGGCTACGCCGTATGATATTATGAACATGCTTTTTAAGAATTTAAAACAACAGGAGCTGTTTCTTGGTATTTCAGAAGTCGTAGGGCATCTTGATCTACTTGAAGAAAAGGAAATGGTAACGAGTTTTGAACAGAACGGTTTAGTTTATTATACCGTAAACTGATATGTCTCTTCAAAAAGCTGTTATTAAACAATTAAAAAAGATCTGCCCTGACAGAGTATTTACGGATCAGGAATCTCAAACCCTTTACAGTTATGATGCAACAAAAATAGCCCATAAGCCGGATGTTGTGGTATTCCCCGTAAACGTAAAAGAGATTTCTGAAATTGTTAAGACAGCAAATAATGAATCGATCCCGGTTGTGCCAAGAGGGGCGGGTACAGGACTTACAGGCGGGTCTGTACCCATTATTGCCGGAATTGTTTTGTCTATGGAAAAAATGAATCACCTGTTGTCACTAAAAAAGCCCGATCTCATCGCTGAGGTCGAGCCAGGTATCGTAACGGGTGATTTACAGAATGCTGTACAGGAAGTAAATCTGTTTTATCCCCCTGACCCGGCAAGTCATGAATTCTCAACTATCGGAGGAAATATCGCTGAGAACGCCGGCGGCTTAAGGGCGATAAAGTATGGAACAACATCAAATTACGTGCTCGGGCTTGAGGTTGTTTTACCATCCGGAGACATTTTATGGCTTGGCAAGTACACGCATAAAGGCGTTGTCGGATACAATCTTAATGATCTATTTATAGGCTCAGAGGGAACTTTAGGCATAATAACAAGAGCTGTTCTAAAGCTCATTCCAAAGCCCCAAACAAAAGCTACTATGCTTGTTTCATACAGTGATGTACACACCTCTACAACAACCGTAACCGCTATACTTGATACTGGCATCTTACCATCGGCACTTGAGTTTATGGATCAGGCATCCATAAAAGCGGTATCTCTCTATCAGGGAAAGAATATATTTGACCTGCGTGCAGGCTCTGCCCTGCTCGTAGAAGTAGACGGCTCAGAAGAAACTATACGAGCAGATCTTAATAAGCTAAAAACCACATGTGAAAGATATTTACCAATATCTTTGGAGATCGCATACAATAATGACGCCGATAATTTGTGGAAGGCGCGCAGGGCAATTTCACCTGCACTTGCAAGAATAAAACCGGACAAACTGAACGAAGATATTGTTGTCCCCTTATCAAAGTTGCCGGAACTTGTGGCAGGTGTAGAGCAGATCGGTGCATCTTTAAACGTTCATTATGCAAATTTCGGTCATGCGGGTGACGGAAACATACATGTAAACTTTTTATACGATGCAAAAGATGTATCGGAGTATAAAAGGGCTTTAAGTGCGGTTGAACGGACATTTGATCTTGTTTTGAATCTGGGAGGCTCTATATCGGGCGAACACGGGGTAGGAATTACAAAACTCCCTTACATAACAAAAGAGTTATCCGCACAAACTTATAATCTTATGAAGGCTATCAAGGTGCTTATTGATCCCAACAATATAATGAATCCAGGAAAGGCTGTATGAGTTTAACCTAAAAAATACAATATCAGGGGCAGACACGCATGTCTGCCCTGAATTCTTTTATTACTGTTCTGCAAGTGTTGTAAATGTATTATGATGATCTTCTTCGTCTTCAAGTATGTCTTCAAACAGTTTCTTTGTAACCACATCATTTTCTGCAATAGCTGCTTTAATAATATCCCTGTAAAGTCCTATTGCGTCTTCCTCGTCTTTTATATCTTTGGCCAGTATCTGCTTTAGTTCCCCGCTTATTTCTATGGGTGTTGGTTTTACCGTTGGAATCCCACCAAGGTAATCAAGCCTTTCTGCTATTTTCTCAGCATGCTGCATCTCCTGAATGGCAATCTTTTTTATCGGCTCCCCGACAGCATCTGCAAATGGTCCTCTTATGATGACGTGCTGCCACATGTATTGAATGGAGACCTGAAGCT
This window encodes:
- a CDS encoding ferritin, whose translation is MASKKLLDMLNDAIARELQVSIQYMWQHVIIRGPFADAVGEPIKKIAIQEMQHAEKIAERLDYLGGIPTVKPTPIEISGELKQILAKDIKDEEDAIGLYRDIIKAAIAENDVVTKKLFEDILEDEEDHHNTFTTLAEQ
- a CDS encoding acetate--CoA ligase; its protein translation is MPKKLYWKGFKQTVSNSNIHAFMKENKIKDFDTLVKRSQKDIEWFWDAVNKFLGIEWYTPYGKVLDTKNGIEWPRWFVNGKINIVHNCVDRHINTYRRHKAALVWEGEDGAVRKLTYLDLYQTINKAADGLKKLGINKGDAVGVFMPMVPETAIVLLSIAKIGAIFIPIFSGYGPEAIASRLNDASAKVLFTADGFYRKGSIVEMKKTADAALRVCDCVKHTVVFKRLNIDVPWTESRDISWDDFIKDKSAVVPSERLASETPWMVIYTSGTTGKPKGAVHVHGGFLVKQAEELAFQVDLQDQDILFWFTDMGWIMGPWEVVGGLALGGTIFFYEGAPDYPKPDRLWDMIERHRITGLGISPTAIRALMRNGDEWVSSHDLSSLRIFGSTGETWNPDPWMWLYKNVGRGRCPIINLSGGTEIGACFLSVHPVKPLKPCSLGGPSLGMDVDVFDENAKPIRNKVGELVCKKPWPSMTRGIWHNSERYIDTYWSRWAHVWVHGDWASIDKDGYWFLHGRSDDTIKIAGKRLGPAEVESVLVSNKAVSESAAIGVPDELKGEVLVCFVILKQHYEPSEELRKELIHLVANALGKSMQPKTVKFVTELPKTRNAKILRRFVKAKYLGEEIKDISSLDNVSALVAIEHAI
- a CDS encoding MBL fold metallo-hydrolase; this translates as MKHVNVYVIGHEDPILIDTGADSDESYNVLLAFLREHDIKYIDNIYLTHGHIDHYGAAKRLIDDGIAKNVYAHKNELSNISRSYDMPSYAEYLKQYGIPEELFKGLKDTSSYFDTFAQIPLHISIIETGTKISYDGGTLEVIHTPGHTKGCVCFYDKDKRIMFSGDTLLSRLSPNPLLDVDDTGGRRKSLVEYIGTLNKLYNMDIEKVYPGHFEIINDHKAIIQNLMNFHFKRMMRIHKLIKDKPATPYDIMNMLFKNLKQQELFLGISEVVGHLDLLEEKEMVTSFEQNGLVYYTVN
- a CDS encoding FAD-binding protein, whose translation is MSLQKAVIKQLKKICPDRVFTDQESQTLYSYDATKIAHKPDVVVFPVNVKEISEIVKTANNESIPVVPRGAGTGLTGGSVPIIAGIVLSMEKMNHLLSLKKPDLIAEVEPGIVTGDLQNAVQEVNLFYPPDPASHEFSTIGGNIAENAGGLRAIKYGTTSNYVLGLEVVLPSGDILWLGKYTHKGVVGYNLNDLFIGSEGTLGIITRAVLKLIPKPQTKATMLVSYSDVHTSTTTVTAILDTGILPSALEFMDQASIKAVSLYQGKNIFDLRAGSALLVEVDGSEETIRADLNKLKTTCERYLPISLEIAYNNDADNLWKARRAISPALARIKPDKLNEDIVVPLSKLPELVAGVEQIGASLNVHYANFGHAGDGNIHVNFLYDAKDVSEYKRALSAVERTFDLVLNLGGSISGEHGVGITKLPYITKELSAQTYNLMKAIKVLIDPNNIMNPGKAV
- a CDS encoding long-chain fatty acid--CoA ligase encodes the protein MKYKSIPGMFFSQADKYGDKPVQQYKRAGQWVNITWNQMKGEVEHIALGLLELGLNKGENVCILAENRPEWAHADLGIVAAGGVNAAIYATNTPQQVEYIINDSEARFIFASNKLQLDKIMKIRSNIPKLKKVIVFDSPDTNPDQNFIISLESLKSLGASAKDKAAIEKRYNTIQPDDLLTIVYTSGTTGEPKGAMLTHKNLLTNCEDVEAYVPIKDTYLALSFLPLSHSFERMAGYYTMLFYGATIAYAESIDKVISNIAEVKPNVMVSVPRVYEKMYAKIIEGVETGSSSKKKIFYWALDTGKQTMPYKLGGKPIPFGLNLKYAIAKKLVFRKIKEILGGRLLFFVSGGAPLSKELGEFFYAADIMIIEGYGLSETSPVLTVNPFGKMKYGTAGKPIPNCEIRIAPDGEILAKGPMIMKGYFKKPEATQEVIDKDGWFHTGDIGFLDNEGYLHITDRKKDLIVTAGGKNIAPQPIENLLKMNRYIEQVAMIGDKKPYCVALVTPKFDAVEAYAKQNNILYKDRKELVSNTQVVALIQNAIDNVNASLAKYETIKKFKVLPTEFSQETGELTPTLKIKRRVVMEKYKDTIEELYV